The following nucleotide sequence is from Juglans microcarpa x Juglans regia isolate MS1-56 chromosome 6D, Jm3101_v1.0, whole genome shotgun sequence.
AGTTTCACATAGATCCACTTTTTGAGAGAGAAGGAAGTGTGTACCTCAAAAAATAACCATGCTCAGCAGCAATCCCAATCTTTTCACAAGAAGAAAACCATTCCACCAGAGTCTTCCTGTCCTTCCCACTAACAATGAAGACAACATTTTTGGGGTCTCTGCACAAGCTTTTTAAGGTTCCAACAGCTTCAGTATTGGCAGTGTTACTAATTGAACCGGGCAGCACCATAGCTCCATCATAATCTAGAAGAATTGCTCGGCTCTTAGTCCTCTTATAGGCTGAAACAATATGATCAACTGAGAGCTTTCTGAAATTCGGATCCAAAGCAATTACTCGAAACCCTAAACCAAAACCGATTCCCCAGCACCTCCTCCTCACATGATCCCTACATGCCCTTTCAAGATCTTGTAAAAAGCTACGCGCCCAATATGCAACATCATGTGTACTGACATACCTATGGTGCTTCTCATGCCTTAACTGTTTTTCTGCCTCAGAGACTGTTAGGGCCGAATCCATAGCTTCCGCTACAGAATCTATGTTCCAAGGGTTAACCCGAATTGCACCACTTAACGATGGGGAGCACCCAACAAATTCAGATACCACCAGCATGCTCTTTTTGGGGGTCAATGTGTTTAGCCCTAAGGTCGCATCTAGTTTCTCATTTCCTTGTcgacatataatatattcataggGAATAAGATTCATCCCATCCCTCACAGCTGTAACAAGACAACACTCTGCAATTACATAATAAGCAATTCGCTCATAAAACTGAAGTGGAGTATCAATCAAGACCACTGGATTATATCCTTGCCTTCCAAATGTCTCATTAATCCTGCTAACCATGGCAGTAGTTTCAGACTGGACCTCCTGTACATCCTTGCCTCTGCCCCTTGCAGGGTTTGCAATCTGAACCAAAACAACTTTACCCCTCTTATCAGGATGTTGTATGAGCAATTGTTCCATGGCCAGAAGTTTCAAGCTGATTCCTTTAAAAATGTCCATGTCATCAACCCCAAGCAAAACGGTACGACCTCTAAATTGATCTCGTAACTCTGCAACCTTAGATTCAGTCCCAGGAAGATTCAGAACAGATTGGAGCTGGCCTATATGAATCCCAACAGGAAGGATTTTAATACTTACTGTGCGACCATAATACTCGAGTCCTATGTAACCGCGCTTAGATTGATAAGAAAGCCCAAGCATTCTACCACAACAAGAGAGGAAGTGCCTAGCATAATCAAAAGTATGGAATCCGATGAGGTCAGAGTTTAAAAGGGCTCTCAGAAGTTCATCTCTTACAGGAAGTGTCCGGTATATCTCAGATGAAGGGAATGGGGTATGAAGGAAGAATCCAAGCTTCACCCTATTGAACCTCTTCCTCAAAAATGTTGGCAAAACCATCAAATGGTAATCATGAACCCAAACAAAATCGTCATCAGGACTGATCACTTCCATTACTTTATCTGCAAATATCTTGTTCACAGATACATAAGCTTGCCAAAGGCACCGATCAAATCGACCACCAAGATCTGGTGATAGAGGAAGCATGTAGTGAAATAAAGGCCATAAATGTTGCTTACAGAACCCATGATAGAATTTACTAAAAACCTCAGGAGTGATAAATGCTGGTACACATTTGTAAGTCTCAAGCAAAGTTTGAGCTACATCATCTTGCTCGTTCGGGTGAATCTCTTCTTTAAGACAGCCAATATAGATTACTTCTACATCTTCTCCAAGGCCATCTTTAAGTTGTAAAAGAAGTGAGTCATCATCCCAGCTGAAGCTCCACTGTCCATTATCGCTACGATGCGACTTAAGTGGGAGCTGGTTTCCCACAATGATCATCCGATCCTGAGAGATGGATGAGGGAGCATCAGAGCCAACACTATTGCTGTTATCATCATCTAGCTCGGACAACACTCCAGCGACAGTTGCTACTCGAGGTAGCCTCCTCCTCTCACGACCAAAAGTTGGGGATTCACCGGACGCAAGATCCAATAAGTTAGAATAAGACCTCGAAACCATGATACCGAGGACAAAGAACTTTTAATCTACTGGGGGTACAAAGAGTACTTGCGTCGATTCCTCACAATCAAGTtctacaaaaaaagaaaaaaaaataaccgaTGACAAAGCAGAACCAAACAAATACCCAGAAATTCTCCAAATCTTTAAGcaaatcaaatcatttttttttttctagtgaGTAAGCAAATCAAATCACAAATCGTCCAATCAGCCATTAAATAATAAACAGACAACCAACCCAGATTTGAGTAAAACCCagaaaacacatgaacatattAAGCTATATCTGACAAAAATCATTTGAATAGACACAGAATTACCTACGAATCCAATCGCGCACCAACCCGGGAAAAGCAGCCATATTAAGATGGTCTAATCCAAAATAGTTCAAAATTTCCAAATGCATAGGCTTTGCTTTTtacagagaaaaataaaagagagagtcAACTAAGCAAGACGGCAGAAGATGAAGCAATACTTTGAACCAAGTAGGATGATAAAAAGCAGCAGAAAGTGGGCATGCAACATGAAACAAAAGCAGAAACCGGAAAGATAAAGCTCTATAGTGGTAAACGAGACAATGAACTTACCCTAGGAAGAGGAGTGTGTCTCCCAGTTGATGTTAAGACACTAAagaaagactctctctctctctctctctctctctctctctctctctcaccttcGTGACAATGGCATTAGCGgaccttttcttttccttccagttTGTACAAAGTTgaagtgttttctttttttatatctaaaatctGGACAAAATGCGATGGGATGTCTTTATTCAAAGAAGAATTTGATTCTCTTGAGTCTCTCGATCAGGGTCTGCGTGTATGACCGTGTGCGTGAGAGTGTACGAGTGATAGAACGAGGAGCAGAAAAGTACACTCTAACACTGTTAACCATGGTTAGTTTTCATTACTTTGAGTTAATTCTCTGCCTTGTCTACCAAACTCAACCAGTTAATATGGTGTGCTTGTTCCAGCCACACCTCAGCGCGTGCTTAAACGCGACCTTCTCGTGAGACACCAAATTcctaatatgtaatttttctttttagattagtttgtttttgtaaataaaatgagattgtttaaaataaaaatttaaatttaaataaaatattattagtatattttttaatattatttttattttagtatttaaaaaaattgaattatttattatattttgtgtaagaatttaaaaaaattgtaatgattaaatgagatgaaaagttttgtaaaagtAAACAAGATCAGGaatcgtttggattgagaaacacttttaacttatctaatcattataattttttcaaattttcacacaaaataataaataattaaaatttttcaaatcctaaaacaataataatattaaaaaataatattctaataatattttattcaaatttttaactttcatctaaaatcatctcatctcatctcactatccaaatagcTTCTAAAgtttagatagtaagttgaaataaaagttaaaagtcgaataaaatattgttagaatattattttttaatattattattattttaagatttgaaaaaattgaattgtttattagaTCTTGTGtgaaaacttaagaaaattataatgattagataaaatgagatgagttgagatcaactctaaatccaaacggggccaagttatttggaaataattttcatctcattttatatcatttttttttttaaatatcactaaaaggcaaacactttcaaactaagaAAATGATTGTATGACTATCAAATATGTCCACCAACTGTGcccacttatatatttttatttttattttttttaatagttaaggaagtaactattaatgaatttatatattttttatttttttaatggttaaggatgtctagaaaatgattaaagaaaaataaaaataaataaataaactcatttGTACTAGTGTATACATTTGGTGGGCACATTTGATAGTCACCCTAGTATTGtcctttaaattaataattacaactttttcaaactaatcattataactttttcagactctcaaacaaaacaaaacaaaaataattaagatctttttaaatcttaaaacgaaaataatattaaaaaataatattataataatattttaactttataatattttttatttaactttttctcacttatttcccaaaacctaataaaaatcttaattcagattatttcactactattcatataatcactattatttacagatttattatctcatctttTTTATGTAACTAATGAGGCCTACATGTtataagtaatgttatatactatcGTGAAGTACGTAAATACCGTGCAATCGTTTTGAGAAATAtagaaatttactattaaaaaattaattttttttatataaatctcatattaactcatttttttaaaaaaaattatacgacaCTAATATACTATACtgtaaatatcaattttttaactgTTATCATGGTCACGTTTAAGTAGACAAGCCTCTTTAGTCTTTGTTGTCGCATTTCAATTTCTCCCATTTTCTCCACGGTGGAAGACAAGGCAACAAGACGGCACAAGGCAATAAGACGGCACATCTCTTGACTGGTCAGTTGTGTATATAACGTTTTTGTACTTTTTAACGTTGGCAGCAACCTCCTACTTTGCTGGCAAGTAGAGTGGCATTAGTAGATGCTGCAGTCAATTGTCGAGTTTAATTTTTCATGTATGTAAAGTTGTTTATAAAGATTATGTATTTGGTTTACTTATGAACGAAgttgttatataaaaaaatagagaagtccTTCTATTACATtctcctatttttttattaaataaaattctttttgttgaatacttatttaaaggaaaaaaaaggtaatatCTCTTTTCAGGATGTACTTCAAAGGAATTGGtatcttttatcttatttagaattgagttttgttatgtacaagtaagtttgcgTACTAATCaacgtattaatattgttgccttcatattataaattcaaattagtattattttcaataaaatttactttctgaccaatcatatttaATGAGTGCGCGTATTAATACGTAAAATCGCTtccaattaaatttttcctttaGAATTTGTTCTTTTTGGGAAGACACaactttaaataattattataaaaaatttctagtcatataataataaactattttttgCTACTAATTAgggaaattatcattttattagtaTATGGAATGTCATATAGACGTGTTGTGTAGCTTTTGTATGAAATTATCtgtcattttttgagaaaaaatattttttgtagacTTAAAATTAGTTAGCTAGGACAGCTCCTATACTAGGTGGTTGCTGAGATTAATACTATTTAATTAGTATTATtgctatttgttttttctttttaaacattctAGTTGATATATTGGAATCTTTGTAGGGAGTCCCacccttcctcttctttctttttaataatgcaAGTTTGGCTTTGGGAAAAAAGGTAAGGaccatgtttttatttttcattttagagtGTATATTTGTTCAGAGGAATACAAATCCATGTTTAtgggtatgattttttttttttttttttttgagtttcagGAGGGGGTTTCGAACTAAATGGTAagggtgttcatccgggtttcAACCCGGAAACCTGGGTACACCTGGACCGGAACCCGAATTTTAAATTCAGGCCAAAACCCGAACCGGATTGATCCGGTTCAGACCCAGGCCGGAACCCGTGTGGATCCGGATTTTTAAAACCCGGAATTCCGGATTCCGGATTGtacccacatttttttttcttctgaaaagtctttattttattaactattttttttttaagaagtcaAGTTTATGAACCACTTAATATTTGTGTtctaaaagttcaattaagCTCAATtagtaaaacataaaaaatttcaaaccataactattttttatacaaaagcctttattttttcaaaattttttttttaaaaagataagttGGAACGCATAATGTGTTCTAAATACTAAATGCATAAAttcatccatgcatgcatcataaTGCAatctattacatattttattatttgttatttatacattacattacaatatacaaaattgtaatatattatgTCAATCAGGTCACAGGCTTTTAGACCTCCATCTTTTTAGATATGATGGAAGGCTGTctagttagaaa
It contains:
- the LOC121234368 gene encoding alpha,alpha-trehalose-phosphate synthase [UDP-forming] 5-like; its protein translation is MVSRSYSNLLDLASGESPTFGRERRRLPRVATVAGVLSELDDDNSNSVGSDAPSSISQDRMIIVGNQLPLKSHRSDNGQWSFSWDDDSLLLQLKDGLGEDVEVIYIGCLKEEIHPNEQDDVAQTLLETYKCVPAFITPEVFSKFYHGFCKQHLWPLFHYMLPLSPDLGGRFDRCLWQAYVSVNKIFADKVMEVISPDDDFVWVHDYHLMVLPTFLRKRFNRVKLGFFLHTPFPSSEIYRTLPVRDELLRALLNSDLIGFHTFDYARHFLSCCGRMLGLSYQSKRGYIGLEYYGRTVSIKILPVGIHIGQLQSVLNLPGTESKVAELRDQFRGRTVLLGVDDMDIFKGISLKLLAMEQLLIQHPDKRGKVVLVQIANPARGRGKDVQEVQSETTAMVSRINETFGRQGYNPVVLIDTPLQFYERIAYYVIAECCLVTAVRDGMNLIPYEYIICRQGNEKLDATLGLNTLTPKKSMLVVSEFVGCSPSLSGAIRVNPWNIDSVAEAMDSALTVSEAEKQLRHEKHHRYVSTHDVAYWARSFLQDLERACRDHVRRRCWGIGFGLGFRVIALDPNFRKLSVDHIVSAYKRTKSRAILLDYDGAMVLPGSISNTANTEAVGTLKSLCRDPKNVVFIVSGKDRKTLVEWFSSCEKIGIAAEHGYFLRPNHEEDWETCVSVPDFDWKQIAEPVMQLYTETTDGSTIETKESALVWNYQFADPDFGSCQAKELLDHLESVLTNEPVSVKSGQHIVEVKPQGVNKGIIAEYLLSTMRQKGMLPDFVLCIGDDRSDEDMFEVIMSAKDSLSPVAEVFACTVGRKPSKAKYYLEDTTEILRMLQGLANASDQANRNAPAASQRVIFAENK